One stretch of Gemmatimonadaceae bacterium DNA includes these proteins:
- a CDS encoding GyrI-like domain-containing protein: MSSAPYDVREVVVAARRVAGVRAQVPRGRVGHEFGRHLDQVYAAARAGAVALDGQNIFIYRAATAEELTVDFCVGVTALFDAVGGVMPLETPGGVAAMTTHVGEYGRLGEANAAVVAWCRANDRTRAGPSWEVYGHWHADPSQLRTDVFYLLHPSGADGRWGAAHPAP, translated from the coding sequence ATGTCTTCCGCGCCGTACGATGTCCGCGAAGTTGTCGTTGCCGCTCGTCGGGTTGCCGGCGTGCGTGCGCAGGTGCCGCGTGGCCGGGTCGGCCATGAGTTCGGCCGGCATCTGGATCAGGTGTACGCCGCCGCACGGGCGGGTGCCGTGGCGCTTGATGGGCAGAACATCTTCATCTATCGCGCGGCGACCGCCGAAGAACTCACAGTGGATTTCTGCGTCGGCGTCACCGCGCTTTTTGACGCCGTTGGGGGCGTGATGCCGTTGGAGACGCCCGGTGGGGTGGCGGCGATGACCACGCACGTCGGCGAGTATGGACGCCTGGGCGAAGCGAATGCGGCCGTTGTGGCCTGGTGTCGCGCCAACGATCGCACGCGCGCCGGTCCATCGTGGGAAGTGTACGGGCACTGGCACGCCGATCCCTCGCAATTGCGGACGGACGTCTTCTACCTGCTGCACCCCAGCGGTGCCGACGGTCGATGGGGCGCCGCACATCCGGCACCATAG
- a CDS encoding ABC transporter permease produces the protein MRNITLAARMLIKTPFVTTIAVLSLALGIGANAAIFSMFDTLLRRPLPVPAPGELVNLSAPGPMPGSNSCNTSGRCDEVFSYAMFRDLERLQTPFTGIAAHRIFGTSLTVRNEPMTGEGSMVSGSYFPVLGIKAAAGRLLTPDDDNVIGAHFVTVISFSFWKDRFGKDPGVIGQTIRLNGKSFTVIGVAPESFEGTSLGARPLVYVPLSMRGEVQRFTRWEDRRNYWIYLFARLKPGVSIETARTMANGVFHPLLVNVEAPLQQGLSDKTMASFKAKRLLIVPGAHGQSNMIREARTPLTLLFSVTGVVLLIACANIANLLLARGAGRATEMGVRLALGATRRHLVLQLLTESIMLSMIGGLVSLLVAVWTLRAIGALLPPEASTTMRFSISGSVVAFSAMLSLITGIVFGLFPALHSTRTGVMSTIRAGAGQIAGGRAAARFRAGLVTAQIALSMGLLIMSALFLRSLMNVTRVDLGLRVDNIATFSIVPRRAGYDSVQSAELFNRVEQELKTVPGVTSVTEGETPLLSGDSNNNSLKVQGYNCGPDVDCNSAANQVGSDYFSTFNVPMISGREFTTADRVGSQAIAIVNEAFVKKFGWGRDAVGKYIGESEGDSLNVQVVGVVRNLKYSDVKDSIPPVYYRPWRQDGDVGALYFYVQSSIPPEQMLSALRATMKRIDPTVPIEDLKTMPQQVRENIFLDRMISILSSAFALLATVLAGVGL, from the coding sequence ATGCGAAACATCACGCTCGCCGCACGGATGTTGATCAAGACACCGTTCGTGACGACCATCGCCGTCCTGTCCCTGGCGCTCGGCATCGGGGCGAACGCCGCGATCTTCTCGATGTTTGACACGCTGCTGCGGCGCCCGCTGCCGGTGCCAGCGCCGGGCGAGCTGGTGAATCTGTCGGCACCCGGTCCAATGCCGGGTTCGAATTCGTGCAACACGTCCGGCCGCTGCGATGAAGTGTTCAGCTACGCGATGTTCCGGGATCTGGAGCGCTTGCAGACGCCGTTCACCGGTATTGCCGCGCATCGCATTTTCGGGACGTCGCTGACCGTCCGCAACGAGCCGATGACGGGCGAAGGTTCGATGGTGAGCGGTTCGTACTTCCCGGTGCTCGGGATCAAGGCCGCGGCAGGGCGATTGCTGACCCCCGATGACGACAACGTTATTGGGGCGCACTTCGTGACCGTGATCAGTTTCAGCTTCTGGAAGGACCGGTTCGGAAAAGACCCCGGCGTGATCGGACAGACCATTCGCCTCAACGGCAAATCGTTCACGGTGATTGGTGTGGCACCGGAGTCGTTTGAGGGCACGTCGCTTGGTGCCCGTCCCCTCGTGTACGTCCCGCTGTCGATGCGCGGCGAGGTGCAACGCTTCACCCGTTGGGAAGACCGCCGCAACTACTGGATCTATCTGTTTGCGCGCCTCAAACCGGGCGTGTCCATCGAGACCGCGCGCACCATGGCCAACGGCGTGTTTCATCCGCTGCTGGTGAATGTGGAAGCCCCGTTACAGCAGGGTCTGAGTGACAAGACCATGGCAAGTTTCAAGGCCAAGCGGCTGCTGATCGTCCCCGGCGCGCATGGCCAGAGCAACATGATTCGGGAAGCCAGGACGCCGCTGACACTGCTGTTCTCGGTGACCGGTGTGGTCCTGCTGATTGCCTGCGCGAACATTGCGAATTTGCTGCTGGCGCGCGGCGCCGGACGGGCCACCGAAATGGGCGTACGACTCGCCCTGGGTGCCACACGTCGGCATCTCGTGCTGCAACTGCTCACCGAGAGCATCATGCTGTCGATGATTGGCGGCCTGGTGTCGCTGCTCGTGGCCGTGTGGACGCTGCGCGCGATCGGCGCCCTGCTCCCGCCGGAGGCGTCCACGACCATGCGATTCTCGATCAGTGGCTCGGTAGTCGCTTTTTCGGCGATGCTGAGTCTCATCACCGGCATCGTGTTCGGCCTGTTCCCCGCCCTGCACAGTACGCGCACGGGCGTCATGAGCACGATCCGCGCGGGCGCCGGCCAGATCGCCGGCGGTCGCGCGGCGGCGCGCTTTCGTGCCGGTCTCGTGACCGCGCAGATTGCGCTGTCGATGGGGCTGCTCATCATGTCCGCGTTGTTCCTCAGAAGCCTCATGAATGTCACGCGTGTCGATCTCGGCCTGCGGGTGGACAACATCGCCACCTTCAGCATTGTGCCGCGGCGCGCCGGCTACGACAGCGTGCAAAGCGCGGAGCTGTTCAATCGCGTGGAACAGGAGTTGAAGACGGTTCCTGGCGTGACCAGTGTGACGGAAGGCGAAACGCCACTTCTCAGCGGCGACAGCAACAACAACTCGCTCAAGGTGCAGGGATACAACTGCGGCCCGGACGTAGACTGCAATTCGGCCGCAAACCAAGTGGGCTCGGACTACTTTTCCACGTTCAACGTGCCCATGATTTCCGGTCGAGAGTTCACGACCGCTGACCGGGTCGGGTCACAAGCCATTGCCATTGTCAACGAAGCGTTTGTGAAGAAATTCGGATGGGGGCGCGACGCGGTGGGGAAGTACATTGGCGAGTCCGAAGGCGACTCCCTGAACGTGCAGGTCGTCGGAGTGGTTCGAAACCTCAAGTACAGTGACGTCAAGGACTCCATCCCACCTGTGTACTATCGACCATGGCGTCAGGACGGCGACGTGGGTGCCTTGTATTTCTATGTGCAGTCGTCGATCCCACCGGAACAGATGCTCAGCGCATTGCGTGCCACCATGAAGCGCATCGATCCGACGGTGCCGATCGAGGATCTCAAGACGATGCCGCAGCAGGTCCGGGAGAACATCTTTCTCGACCGAATGATCTCCATCCTCTCCAGTGCGTTCGCGCTGCTGGCCACCGTGCTGGCCGGAGTGGGCCT